tctctactaaaaaaatacaaaaaaactagccaggcgaggtggtgggcgcctgtagtcccagctactcgggaggctgaggcaggagaatggcataaacccgggaggcggagcttgcagtgagctgagatccggccactgcactccagcccaggcgacagagcgagactccgtctaaaaaaaaaaaaaaaccctttgggTTTCCACATGTACTTTTCCCCTTTCTGGAATCATCTTTGCCTCTGCCCACTCCATCCTCTTCTTGGCTTGGGTAATTCAAGTTTCACTTTACACCTCCAGGGCAGCTTAGGTCCCTTTGCTTTTTGTTCTCCTATCTTCTTCATTCACAACACCTCTTACTCTGTTGTTACTTCCCACTTGCCTTCAGGTAGACAGCTCGCTAAGGACACATCTCATTTGCCACTTGGCAAATCAATGCCactggcattcaataaatacttggtaTAGGAATGAATTTCCCAAGAAAGTCAGTTTCAATTCGGGGCTGTTAAAATCTCCTGGAAGCGTGCCATGGAACACAGTTCAGAAATTACTGGAAGAATTGGTGCCCGAGTGGTGgaaaaaactaaatatacaaacttgagccaagcatggtggcacgcatctgtcacctcagctactcgggaggctgaaggaggaggatcacttgagcctaggagcccaaggctgcaatgagctgtgatagtgccaccacactccagcctgtgtgacatagtgaccctatctctaaaaataaataaatgtaaaaatacagaCTTGCATAAAGTTTTGGAGGGCACTGGGCTTTAGAACTGTAGATTTGATCATGTGTCATGATGTGGAATCAGGGAAGGGTTTTAAACAAGGGACTTACCCACTATGTGCTTTAAGAAATCCCATAGCTcacagggcgcagtggctcacacctgtaatcccaatactttgagagcccgaggcaggtggatcatgaggtcaggagttcaagaccagtctggccaacatggtgaaaccccatctctactaaaaatacaaaaaattagccaggcgtggtggcacgcacctgtaatcccagctactcgggagactgagacaggagaatcgcttgaacttgggaggcggaggttgcattgagctgagatcatgccattgtacaccagactaggcaacagggcaagactccgtctccaaaaaagaaaaaacaggccgggcgcggtggctcaagcctgtaatcccagcactttgggaggccgagacgggcggatcacgaggtcaggagatcgagaccatcctggctaacatggtgaaaccccgtctctactaaaaaatacaaaaaaaaaaaaaaaaaaaaaaaaaaagccgggcgaggtggcaggtgcctgtagtcccagctacttgggagcccgaggcaggagaatggcataaacccgggaggtggagcttgcagtgagctgagatctggccactgcactccagcctgggcgacagagcgagactccgtctcaaaaaaaaaaagaaaaaacaaaagaaattccaTGTCTCCGCTTGTTCCCCTTGGGTCGAGTGATGGTTGGAGGTtataggaggaggaagaggtttGGGCAGACAGAAATgcagaaattttttttccatatgtattGTGatgtatgtaaaaatacataatctTTCCATATGCTTTATGATATGTATAAAACTAAGGTAACAAGTTGTGTGGAGTAGATAGGTTGACTTGGATAGTGGGTAGGTAGGGTTGGAGGAGGCAAATGATATGGTGGAACAAGGACCTTGAAATCAATCCAAAACCCAGGTTTTCCTAGGAAGGCCACCAGGAGCCATGATGGGTATCTGAACTGTTGAGCAGGGATAGTGCCTCAGCGGAGACTTGGcagaaggcaggcaggagaaggATGGGAACACTGGTAGTTCTGGTGGCCCTGAGGAAGCTCCAGCAGAGATCCAGTGCTAGGGGCCCTGGAGGGGCCAGTGGCATCCCCTCAATCTTGGTCCTCTCTCCCCAGAGTTGTGTGGGACCCCAGGGTATCTAGCGCCAGAGATCCTTAAATGCTCCATGGATGAAACCCACCCAGGCTACGGCAAGGAGGTCGACCTGTGAGTTCCtggtctccctctccctcctgtgCTTGCTGTCCTTTGCTGGGTCTGCCTGTCACTCAGTCCCGCCTGACTCCAGTCTCTTTCCCAGCTGGGCCTGTGGGGTGATCTTGTTCACACTCCTGGCTGGCTCGCCACCCTTCTGGCACCGGCGGCAGATCCTGATGTTACGCATGATCATGGAAGGCCAGTACCAGTTCAGTTCCCCTGAGTGGGACGACCGTTCCAGCACTGTCAAAGACTTGGTGAGCTGGGGCTGAGAGGACAGTAGGGGAGGCCCAAGAGCTGCCCCTCATGCTCTGGGTCTCTCCTAGATTTCCAGGCTGCTGCAGGTGGATCCTGAAGCACGCCTGACAGCTGAGCAGGCCCTACAGCACCCCTTCTTTGAGCGTTGTGAAGGCAGCCAATCCTGGAACCTCACTCCCCGCCAGCGGTTCCGGGTAAGCCTGAGAGTGTCAAGGTCTGGGCCCATTCCTCTGTCTCATGATCTTTCTCCTGCACTAGAGCTCACCCTGCCCCCCTTCCTAGGTGGCAGTGTGGACAGTGCTGGCTGCTGGACGAGTGGCCCTAAGCACCCATCGTGTACGGCCACTGACTAAGAACGCACTGTTGAGGGACCCTTATGCGCTGCGGTCAGTGCGGCGCCTCATCGACAACTGTGCCTTCCGGCTCTATGGGCACTGGGTGAAGAAAGGGGAGCAGCAGAACCGGGCAGCTCTCTTTCAGCACCGGCCCCCTGGGCCTTTTCCCATCATGGGCCCTGAAGAGGAGGGAGACTCTGCTGCTATAACTGAGGATGAGGCCGTGCTGGTACTGGGCTAGGACCTCAACCCCAGGGATTCCCAGGAAGCAGAACTCTCCAGAAGAAGGGTTTTGATCATTCCAGCTCCTCTGGGCTCTGGCCTCAGGCCCACCACTGATCCTGCTACCCTCTTAAAAGACTAGCCCGGTACCTGTCTTCCCACCAGCCAGGGCTCTGAGATCAGAGCTGCGGTGGAAGGGAGCCACTCTGAATGCCACACCTGGCCCAGTCAGTGCTGCCTGCGCTGCGTATGAAATAAAACCCACTACACACCAGGGAGAGCGGATGTCCTGTGTCTTCTGTCTGGCTTGGGCAGGAAAGCCCAGAAAATACTCACCAGGGTGCAGGGATGGGGCCATTCTGGCCCAGACCTTTATTGGGGAAAATGCTGGGGGTCACTTGGTCTTGCTCTTGCCTTTACCCAGAGGTAGCTGGAATGGCCGCTCTAGTGCAGTCAACTTGCTGCTGAGCCTTTCCTCGCTGGCCTTGAGCTGCTCTTCCACCAGCCGCTGGAGCTCCTCCAGCTCTTTGTTCACTTGGGTCTTGATGTAGGCTCGGAGGACGTGGACGTGGCCTGCAGGGGCAGGGAAGAAGGGGCAGCGTGAGGAGAGATGCTGTCTGGCAATGGGGATGGTCCCTAGCTGGGCAAACACAGCCCCCAAACTTCCCCTGGGGGATATACAGGTGGCAATGTTGTTTCCCTTTAGGAAATGTCAGCCAGCCCTTGTATGAAAGGTAGTTGGGTAGGGTAGCTATGCTGGACTTTGCAGATTCAAATTCTGACCCCTACtcagtagctgtgtgaccttaggcaggtTATTTAACCtatccgtgcctcagtttccttgtgtaAAATGTGAATAGTGGTATCTAGCACATAGGATTaagggaggattaaatgagttaatttatataaaatgcttagagcAGGGCATGCACTGCACACTTATTGCCAAGTATGTGCTGGCTGTTACTGTCATTGGCTTTCTAATGATCATTTCTCTGGAGCCACCTCAGCtgtgcatttttttgtttgttttgagacagagtctcgttctgtggcccaggctggagtgcagcggtgagatctcggctcactgcaatctccgcctcctaggttcatgtaattctcctgcctcagcctcccgagtagctgggactacaggagcgcacTGCCACGCCcgacaatttttttgtattttagtagatacgggttttcacagtgttgcccaggctggtcgcaaactcctgagctcaggcaatccacccgcctcagattgtgttgggattacaggcatgagccgccgcgccgGGCCTACAGCTACGCTTTTATCTATCATCTTGGACTTCTGCATAAGGGATCAGTTAGAGAAAGGACTCTATgactaaaaacaaaaagtctgaaGTCCTGATGTGATCCAAACCCTTCATTCTACACTCGCTCAGAGGGACAGGGCAGCCTGCCCCCTCCAGATAGTTACTTGGCTCCGGCTCTGGTGGGGCCACTGTCTCTAGTTGCTCTTCCTGCGGGGTAACTGCCTGCTCCTCCACctccttgctttcttctttctctgcaaaccagaagcaggaagagactgtggccccaggcctggcccagcccagccctgccctggcacTCTCCCTTACCCATCTCACTCTCTGGCCACAGTTTGGGTGGCTGTAGCCCCATGTAAGTCAAAGACAGATCCAGCCGCACCTGAGAAGCAAAGAAGAGGGAGGCTGAAAAGAGGGCACCTGTGCTGAGGGGAGGGGGGGTTGAGGATGGCTCCTCATGGTCCACCACCCCCTACCTGGGGTGTGAAGACGTATTTATAGAGTTTGAAGTGGCGGAAGTAAGTGTTGACCACGTAGTCTTCCAGGGCCAGCAGTTGTTCCTCTTTGAAGAGGTCGATGCTGAAAGGAGGCCGCTGTGG
The genomic region above belongs to Piliocolobus tephrosceles isolate RC106 chromosome 17, ASM277652v3, whole genome shotgun sequence and contains:
- the PHKG2 gene encoding phosphorylase b kinase gamma catalytic chain, liver/testis isoform: MASSVVCCMSTGLFSQPPMWGAAASYAPPSLRMRKGELFDYLTEKVALSEKETRSIMRSLLEAVSFLHANNIVHRDLKPENILLDDNMQIRLSDFGFSCHLEPGEKLRELCGTPGYLAPEILKCSMDETHPGYGKEVDLWACGVILFTLLAGSPPFWHRRQILMLRMIMEGQYQFSSPEWDDRSSTVKDLISRLLQVDPEARLTAEQALQHPFFERCEGSQSWNLTPRQRFRVAVWTVLAAGRVALSTHRVRPLTKNALLRDPYALRSVRRLIDNCAFRLYGHWVKKGEQQNRAALFQHRPPGPFPIMGPEEEGDSAAITEDEAVLVLG